GCACGGCGCTTGTTCATGTCCTCGCGGGCCTCGATGACCTCGCGCTCGGCCTCCATGACCGACTGGCACTCGCCGCGATAGACGCGCAGCAGGGCGGCGGCCTCGGCGGCCAGGAACTGGCCCGAACGGCCGTGGAACAGCACCTCGGCGAGCTCGGCGGCGCGCTTGCGCAGCGCGGCCAGCTTTTCCTCGCTCTGGACGTAACGGTGGACGGCGGCGGCAAAAACCTCGCGGGCGCGCTGCTCCTGATGGTTGCGGAGCACGCCCACGGGCTGGAGGGGGAAGCGGAACTTCTTCATGGCGCGACGATGGTTTTGATCCGGGCGAAGCAGTCCGCCCGGTTGGTGAACTCGTTCACGCCCTGCCGCAGGAACTGCCGGAGCGGATCCTGCAGGGCGATGGCGCGGTCGAGCTGGGGGCTGGCGCCCTTCTGATAGGCGCCGATGGACACGAGGTCCTCGTTCTTGCGGTAAAGCGCCAGGTGCTCGCGCGCCGCGGCGGCGTGGGCCACCTCGTCGGGCGAACAGATGTCGCGGGTGAGGCGGCTGACGCTTTCAAGGACGTCAATCGCCGGGTAATGGTTGAAGTGCGCCAGGTGGCGCGAAAGCACGATGTGGCCGTCGAGGATACCGCGCACGGCGTCGGCCACGGGCTCGTTCATGTCGTCGCCCTCGACCAGCACGGTGTAGAGGGCGGTGATGGAACCCTTTTCGCCGGCGCCGGTGCGCTCGAGCAGGCGCGGCAGCAGCGCGAACACGGAGGGCGTGTAGCCGCGCGTGGTGGGCGGTTCGCCGACGGCGAGGCCGATTTCGCGCTGGGCCATGGCGAAGCGCGTGACCGAGTCCATCATCAGGAGCACGTTCTTGCCGGCGTCACGGTAGGACTCGGCAATCGAGGTGGCGGTGAAGGCGGCGCGCAGGCGGAGCGGCGCGGAGGTGTCGGAGGTCGCGACCACGACGACCGCGCGCTTGAGGCCTTCGGGGCCGAGGTCCTTCTCGAGGAATTCACGGACTTCGCGGCCACGCTCGCCCACGAGCGCGACGACCACGACGTCGGCGTTGCAGCCGCGGGCGATCATGCCGAGGAGCGTGGACTTGCCGACGCCGGAACCGGCGAACAGGCCGAGCCGCTGGCCGCGGCCGAGCGGAATGAAAGTGTCGATGGCGCGCACGCCGGTCGGGAGCGCGTCCTTGATGCGCTGGCGGCGCAGCGGGTGCGGCGGCTTGGTGTCGTGCTCGGAGCGGTCCACCGGCAGCAGGCCGAGATTGTCCATCGGGCGGCCGAGCGCGTCGAGCACGCGGCCGAGCAGTTCCGGACCGGGCTTGGGCAGCGGCGGCCGGTCGGCGGCGGCGACCTCGCAGCCCACGTGCAACCCGGCGGTGTCGCCGAGCGGCATGAGCAGGACGCGGTGTTCGCGGAAACCGACGACCTCGGCGCGGACCGAGTAGCCGGTGCGCGGCGACTTCACCACGCAGATTTCGCCGAGACCGACATTGGGGCCCTCGGAGTCGATAATGAGGCCCGCGATGCCCGTGACCGTGCCCACGCGCTGCACGGCCGGCGCATGCCGCACCTGGGAGCGGAGGACATCCACCATGGGAATGATCGTGGCGCTCATTCTCCGGTGAGACCGTGGGTGAGCACGGCTAGCTTGGTTTGCTGGCGGGCATCGGTCAGGCCGAAACGGCTGCGCACCAGGCAATCGCCGGGCTGCAGGTTGGCGTCGGTCTTGACCTTGAGTCCCGGGTAGCGGTTGAGCCAGCCGGGGTTGACCTGCTCGAGCAGGGCGGCGTCGCGCGGGCAGAGCGAAAGCTCCAGACCTTCCCGCTCGGGAAACAGCTGCTGCAGGGCCTCGTGACAAAGTTTCTCGACGATCTCGGCGGAGGGTTCGAAACCGGCCAGCAGGCGGTGGGCGAGGTCCACGGCGAGCGCGGGCAGCGCCTCGCGAAGCTGCGCCAGCGTGGCGGCCTCGACGCCGGCAAGCTTGCCGAGCACACCCTCGCTGAGTTCCTGCATGTCCACGCGCATCTCGACGAGCTTCTGGTCCACGGCGGCACGGGTGGCATCGACGCCCTTGTGGTAGGCGGCCTCAACCTTGGCGGCAACCTCCGCCTCGGTGAATGCGCGGCCGGCGCCGGGCAGCACGGCGCCGATCAGCGGACGGTCAAAGGCGATGAGTTTGGCGAAGGGCATGGCGGGATTCAGGCCGAAAGACGGAGGGGCGTCGCGGAGCGCGGACGGCGGCGGTTGCGACGAAGGGCGAAAGCCGGGCCGGAGCGGAACGGCGCGAGCACATTGTCCTCGCCGAAGCTGCGCATGATGCCGCGCTGCACCCACTCG
The DNA window shown above is from Oleiharenicola lentus and carries:
- a CDS encoding FliI/YscN family ATPase produces the protein MSATIIPMVDVLRSQVRHAPAVQRVGTVTGIAGLIIDSEGPNVGLGEICVVKSPRTGYSVRAEVVGFREHRVLLMPLGDTAGLHVGCEVAAADRPPLPKPGPELLGRVLDALGRPMDNLGLLPVDRSEHDTKPPHPLRRQRIKDALPTGVRAIDTFIPLGRGQRLGLFAGSGVGKSTLLGMIARGCNADVVVVALVGERGREVREFLEKDLGPEGLKRAVVVVATSDTSAPLRLRAAFTATSIAESYRDAGKNVLLMMDSVTRFAMAQREIGLAVGEPPTTRGYTPSVFALLPRLLERTGAGEKGSITALYTVLVEGDDMNEPVADAVRGILDGHIVLSRHLAHFNHYPAIDVLESVSRLTRDICSPDEVAHAAAAREHLALYRKNEDLVSIGAYQKGASPQLDRAIALQDPLRQFLRQGVNEFTNRADCFARIKTIVAP
- the fliJ gene encoding flagellar export protein FliJ, with translation MKKFRFPLQPVGVLRNHQEQRAREVFAAAVHRYVQSEEKLAALRKRAAELAEVLFHGRSGQFLAAEAAALLRVYRGECQSVMEAEREVIEAREDMNKRRAEYIEANRRLKIVTKLEEKAREKHRLAVLRAGQEELDELAGFRAFRQPALS
- a CDS encoding FliH/SctL family protein; translation: MPFAKLIAFDRPLIGAVLPGAGRAFTEAEVAAKVEAAYHKGVDATRAAVDQKLVEMRVDMQELSEGVLGKLAGVEAATLAQLREALPALAVDLAHRLLAGFEPSAEIVEKLCHEALQQLFPEREGLELSLCPRDAALLEQVNPGWLNRYPGLKVKTDANLQPGDCLVRSRFGLTDARQQTKLAVLTHGLTGE